Proteins encoded within one genomic window of Dyadobacter chenhuakuii:
- a CDS encoding DUF1801 domain-containing protein, which yields MAKKTDQEPKAKPVKLSDAAQVEAYMEQLEHPLKAEIEVVRNIIKNADPEIKERIKWNAPSYYTSADLLTFNHRLQTKVHLIFHHIAIVQIKSALLEGDYKDRRMMYFTDMADVEAKKGDLEEILKTYTKLVG from the coding sequence ATGGCCAAAAAAACAGATCAAGAACCAAAAGCGAAGCCTGTAAAATTAAGCGACGCGGCACAGGTGGAGGCGTATATGGAGCAGTTGGAGCATCCGTTGAAAGCGGAAATCGAAGTGGTCCGCAACATTATAAAAAACGCTGATCCTGAAATCAAAGAAAGGATTAAATGGAATGCGCCCAGCTATTATACATCGGCCGATCTGCTTACATTTAACCATAGACTGCAAACAAAAGTCCATTTGATCTTTCATCACATTGCCATTGTACAAATTAAGTCAGCACTTTTGGAAGGGGATTACAAAGACCGGAGAATGATGTACTTTACTGATATGGCCGATGTGGAGGCTAAAAAAGGTGATTTGGAGGAAATTTTGAAAACCTATACGAAGCTTGTCGGCTAG
- a CDS encoding sensor histidine kinase, protein MDNTEAALLSDIENVKNIPIVSTMLEVICKSTGMGFAAIARVTEDRWIACSVRDEISFGLVPGGELKIETTICNEIRDNRQAVIIDHVQISEIFADHHTPKMYGFQSYISIPIILRNGDFFGTLCAIDPKPALLNNAKTVGMFNLFAELIAFHLETLQVAEQSKTALNEMNHKLVDSVIENRQFKYISNHNLQEPLRKMRVFSSMLVQAGEAGDVEKIKFLAGKIDDCARKFSELVKELSEFSELYSDTDFELVDLRKLVAEVCGELSKELDEKNVRVQINELPVINASFSQMKQLFYSLITNSFQHSKRDGQHEITIGSKEITQKNTPQLPVQNDAELIEIMIQDNGAGFSKQQLEKIFDIFPNLINEELEKSDGSGLVYCRKIVRNHGGSIAAESEPGQGTAFSIILPIRARS, encoded by the coding sequence ATGGATAATACCGAGGCGGCCCTGCTATCAGACATTGAAAATGTAAAAAATATCCCGATCGTATCTACCATGCTTGAAGTGATCTGTAAATCAACGGGAATGGGCTTTGCTGCCATCGCCAGGGTCACCGAGGACAGGTGGATTGCGTGCAGCGTACGGGATGAGATTTCTTTCGGATTGGTGCCGGGAGGGGAATTGAAGATAGAAACCACCATATGCAATGAGATCCGTGACAACCGACAGGCCGTTATCATCGACCATGTACAGATAAGTGAAATCTTTGCCGATCACCACACGCCAAAGATGTATGGTTTTCAAAGCTATATTTCCATCCCCATTATCCTTCGCAATGGTGACTTTTTCGGAACATTATGCGCCATTGATCCCAAACCTGCGTTGCTGAACAATGCTAAAACCGTTGGCATGTTCAATCTTTTTGCTGAACTGATCGCCTTTCATCTTGAAACGTTGCAGGTCGCGGAGCAGAGCAAAACGGCATTGAACGAGATGAACCATAAGCTGGTGGATTCTGTGATTGAAAACCGCCAGTTCAAGTATATTTCAAATCATAATTTGCAGGAACCGTTGCGGAAGATGCGTGTTTTCAGCAGCATGCTGGTGCAGGCAGGCGAAGCGGGCGATGTGGAGAAGATCAAGTTTCTTGCGGGTAAAATTGATGATTGTGCCCGGAAGTTTTCAGAGCTTGTGAAGGAGTTGTCTGAATTTTCGGAACTATATAGCGATACTGATTTTGAGCTGGTTGACCTAAGGAAATTGGTGGCCGAGGTGTGTGGGGAGCTGAGTAAGGAGCTGGATGAGAAGAATGTCAGGGTGCAAATCAACGAGTTGCCTGTCATCAATGCGAGTTTTTCACAGATGAAACAGCTTTTTTATAGCCTGATCACCAACTCTTTCCAACATTCGAAAAGAGACGGACAGCATGAGATTACGATCGGCTCGAAGGAAATCACGCAAAAAAATACGCCCCAGCTGCCGGTGCAGAATGATGCTGAATTGATCGAAATTATGATCCAGGACAACGGAGCTGGTTTTTCGAAACAACAATTGGAAAAAATCTTCGACATTTTCCCTAATCTGATCAACGAGGAACTTGAAAAAAGCGATGGCTCGGGGCTGGTTTACTGCCGCAAAATTGTCCGCAATCATGGCGGCAGCATTGCAGCAGAATCCGAGCCTGGCCAAGGCACCGCATTTTCCATCATCTTACCTATCCGTGCCCGCAGTTAA
- a CDS encoding 3-keto-disaccharide hydrolase, which translates to MKKLIQTCLFAFALLPGAFANQANPNPSAPAPAPIEGRWDITVDMDGKKAPSWLEVRHSGNHTLIGQFTSVSGSARPISEVIFKDGQFSFEIPPQWEKGDGNLKLEGTLTGEKIAGSVSTPDGKKYNYTGVRAPSLRRTAAPVWGTPIKLTGGNEIKGWHAAGENQWIAENGILRSPKSGANLITDQKFNDFKLHVEFRIPKGSNSGVYLRGRYEVQVTDSKGMEPSLDQLGAVYGFLVPSEMMAKDPGEWQSFDITLVGRMLTLVTNGKTVITNQEIPGITGGALDSNEGEPGPLYIQGDHGPVEYRNIVITPAK; encoded by the coding sequence ATGAAAAAATTAATACAAACCTGTCTTTTTGCATTCGCATTATTGCCAGGCGCTTTCGCAAACCAAGCAAATCCGAACCCCTCAGCCCCTGCCCCCGCGCCTATCGAAGGCCGCTGGGACATTACCGTAGATATGGACGGCAAAAAGGCCCCATCATGGCTGGAAGTGCGCCATTCAGGCAACCATACATTGATTGGCCAGTTTACAAGCGTCTCGGGAAGTGCCCGCCCTATTTCAGAAGTCATCTTTAAGGACGGCCAGTTTAGCTTTGAAATCCCACCTCAATGGGAAAAAGGCGATGGCAATTTGAAGCTCGAAGGAACGCTGACAGGAGAAAAGATCGCAGGAAGTGTAAGCACACCCGATGGTAAAAAATACAATTACACCGGCGTTCGCGCACCGTCATTACGCAGGACAGCGGCACCCGTGTGGGGCACGCCGATCAAGCTGACCGGCGGAAATGAGATAAAAGGATGGCATGCTGCAGGTGAGAATCAGTGGATCGCTGAAAACGGCATTTTACGCAGCCCGAAATCCGGCGCTAACCTTATTACAGATCAGAAATTCAATGATTTTAAACTGCATGTGGAATTCCGCATTCCAAAAGGAAGCAATAGCGGCGTGTATCTGAGAGGCCGTTATGAGGTGCAGGTTACCGACAGCAAAGGCATGGAGCCATCTCTGGATCAGCTGGGCGCAGTTTACGGCTTCCTGGTTCCAAGCGAAATGATGGCCAAAGATCCGGGCGAATGGCAGTCTTTTGACATTACACTGGTTGGCCGCATGCTGACACTGGTTACCAACGGCAAAACCGTGATCACCAATCAGGAAATTCCCGGCATCACAGGTGGGGCGCTGGACAGCAACGAAGGCGAGCCAGGGCCACTTTACATCCAGGGCGATCATGGCCCGGTGGAATACAGAAATATTGTGATTACTCCCGCCAAATAA
- a CDS encoding DUF3037 domain-containing protein, with protein sequence MQEQHLFEYAVIRVVPRVEREEFVNVGVILFCPSKRFLECTIELNAAKLRVLSESLDLDEVSAYLNALKLICLGKKEGGTIAALPPASRFRWLTATRSTVVQSSKVHPGFCQEPEVSLGKLFDQMVR encoded by the coding sequence ATGCAAGAGCAGCACTTATTTGAGTACGCCGTAATTCGCGTCGTGCCCAGGGTCGAGCGCGAAGAATTTGTGAATGTGGGTGTTATTTTATTTTGTCCGTCAAAGCGTTTTCTGGAATGCACCATTGAGCTGAATGCTGCCAAGTTGCGCGTGCTTTCCGAAAGCCTGGATCTCGATGAGGTAAGTGCTTACCTGAATGCATTGAAGTTGATTTGTTTGGGCAAAAAAGAAGGCGGCACCATTGCTGCGCTGCCGCCTGCATCGCGTTTCCGCTGGCTTACCGCCACGCGAAGCACTGTTGTACAATCATCAAAAGTGCATCCGGGCTTTTGCCAGGAACCGGAAGTGAGTTTGGGTAAATTGTTTGATCAAATGGTCCGATAA
- a CDS encoding HipA family kinase: MNGQQLQPRTVNVTRYVTPLREGGSLPAIAEADDDFLYVLKFRGAGQGTKALIAELIGGEIARLLGLKVPEIVFANLDEAFGRTEPDEEIQDLLRASTGLNLAIHYLSGAITFDPVVTDVESRLASAIVWLDSLITNVDRTARNTNMLMWHKELWLIDHGAALYFHHSWDNWEEQAKRPFAQVKDHVLLRYAADIESVDAEFKSILDVEKIEAVVSLIPDDWLLRDAPFETDEEHRQAYVKFLASRLSVSDVFVKGANDARAALI, from the coding sequence ATGAATGGTCAACAACTTCAACCCAGAACTGTAAATGTTACCCGATATGTTACCCCGCTGCGGGAAGGCGGATCGCTGCCTGCTATTGCCGAGGCCGACGACGATTTTTTATATGTCCTGAAATTCCGCGGGGCCGGGCAAGGAACAAAAGCGCTGATTGCAGAGCTGATAGGAGGGGAAATTGCGCGATTGCTGGGTTTGAAAGTTCCTGAAATCGTTTTTGCCAATCTCGACGAGGCGTTCGGAAGGACAGAGCCCGACGAAGAAATTCAGGATCTGCTTCGCGCCAGCACGGGGTTGAATCTGGCCATCCATTATTTATCCGGCGCCATTACTTTTGATCCCGTGGTAACCGACGTGGAGTCACGGCTTGCATCCGCAATCGTATGGCTCGACAGCCTCATTACCAATGTAGACCGCACGGCCAGGAACACCAATATGCTCATGTGGCACAAAGAGTTATGGCTTATAGACCATGGCGCAGCATTGTATTTTCATCATTCGTGGGATAATTGGGAAGAGCAGGCTAAGCGGCCGTTTGCACAAGTAAAAGATCATGTGCTGCTTCGTTACGCTGCTGATATCGAGTCTGTTGATGCCGAATTCAAGTCCATTTTAGATGTTGAGAAAATTGAGGCCGTTGTATCGCTGATCCCGGATGACTGGCTGCTGCGCGATGCGCCTTTTGAAACTGACGAAGAACATCGGCAGGCTTATGTGAAATTTTTAGCGTCGCGGCTCTCCGTGTCGGATGTATTTGTTAAAGGAGCTAATGATGCAAGAGCAGCACTTATTTGA
- a CDS encoding DUF7133 domain-containing protein, with protein sequence MLKITLSLVTAFLILYWNNAAIDRSASVNSSTRSVTADSLPNAAAWPAELNVTHFAGSDLTPSPACLAVAASGEVFVGVDMIGSLGKTPGKGRIVRLVDTDHDGKVDKNTTFAEVDNPRGIIAMGDRVYVLHTTFSKETQKASGMDLVVFEDKNRDGVADGGPSPLIQSISSPKFLQSRGTDHSTNGIRMGIDGWIYIAVGDFGFHDAVDRSGKKLTQLGGGIVRVRPDGTEMEVFTHGMRNIYDVAIDPYMNIFTRDNTNDGGGWNIRFSHQIQSGEYGYPVLFKHFTEEIIPALVDVGGGSGTGSLFMDDPNWPAKYNQVPMMADWGRNQLYIHRVTPDGPTFTQKEEEFIKLAQITDIDIDAAGSVYLSAWDGAGYSGNPGKGFVVRAVPKTWQYKPFADLKKSSVKDLAALLTNASAVQRLAAQQELLTRKAKDAGKASLAIATNKKLPLYARVAGIFTYAQVAGTSGQDNLVKLTEDNDVREFALRALADRLKNVSNVPVEPFLKGLQDGSPRVQLVSTVGLGRLGRPETADALLKVKVPASFVSPAKGTEGPHATPNSPIIAPHIAVRALVALNAVDACVKAIGTENATLALWALRYMHDPKAVSGLISAYGQAKDDASKNQIMSTLARLYKKEAPYDGSWWWSTRPDTHGPYYKAVTWESSDSIKGFLMEEWKKTDENGKQRFADLNGKLRMGITEFGGEEVVAAKEEVKIDLNKIRNKKGQVGESSIEDVMLAIAKIEGNPALGKQLFTKQGCIACHSLSKGEVMKGPFMGQIGSIMNREQIAESILKPNASISQGFASVLINAKGDKTYMGFVSEESAEKVVIRDITGQVTVIKASDIISRKEMETSMMPPGLANELSYEEFASLITFLSQQRK encoded by the coding sequence ATGTTAAAGATTACTCTGAGTCTCGTAACTGCCTTCCTGATCCTGTACTGGAATAATGCAGCGATCGACCGTTCTGCATCCGTTAACAGTTCAACCCGCTCTGTAACAGCGGATTCTCTTCCCAATGCAGCTGCCTGGCCTGCCGAGCTGAATGTTACCCATTTTGCGGGGTCAGACCTTACGCCAAGTCCGGCCTGCCTTGCTGTTGCAGCCAGCGGAGAAGTTTTTGTGGGCGTTGACATGATCGGATCACTGGGGAAAACGCCCGGAAAAGGACGCATTGTGCGCTTGGTCGATACGGATCATGATGGGAAAGTTGATAAAAATACCACATTCGCAGAGGTCGACAATCCGCGTGGGATCATTGCTATGGGTGATCGCGTGTATGTTTTGCACACCACTTTTTCAAAAGAAACTCAAAAGGCATCGGGGATGGACCTGGTCGTTTTTGAAGATAAAAACCGGGATGGCGTGGCCGACGGAGGCCCTTCGCCTTTGATCCAAAGCATAAGCTCACCAAAATTCCTCCAAAGCCGCGGAACGGATCATTCAACAAACGGGATCCGGATGGGGATCGATGGCTGGATTTACATTGCTGTAGGTGATTTTGGTTTTCATGACGCCGTCGACAGGTCGGGCAAAAAGCTGACCCAACTGGGTGGCGGAATCGTACGTGTCAGACCCGACGGGACTGAGATGGAGGTTTTTACTCACGGCATGCGTAACATTTACGATGTGGCGATTGACCCTTATATGAATATTTTCACAAGAGACAACACCAATGACGGAGGCGGCTGGAACATTCGGTTCAGCCATCAGATACAATCAGGTGAATATGGCTATCCTGTTCTCTTCAAGCATTTTACAGAAGAGATTATTCCTGCACTCGTCGATGTAGGCGGTGGCTCGGGAACGGGGTCCTTGTTTATGGATGATCCCAACTGGCCCGCAAAATACAATCAGGTGCCTATGATGGCCGACTGGGGCAGAAATCAGCTTTACATTCACAGGGTGACACCCGACGGGCCCACGTTCACGCAGAAAGAAGAGGAGTTCATCAAGCTTGCACAGATTACAGATATTGATATCGATGCGGCAGGAAGCGTTTACTTATCCGCCTGGGATGGCGCGGGTTATTCAGGGAATCCGGGCAAAGGTTTTGTGGTTCGTGCGGTGCCCAAAACTTGGCAGTACAAGCCTTTTGCTGACCTTAAAAAATCCTCTGTAAAAGACCTGGCTGCATTGCTGACGAATGCAAGCGCTGTGCAACGCCTCGCTGCGCAGCAGGAGCTGCTTACCCGGAAAGCAAAAGATGCCGGAAAAGCGTCCTTAGCCATTGCCACGAACAAGAAACTTCCGCTTTACGCACGTGTTGCCGGGATTTTTACATACGCCCAGGTTGCAGGCACTTCCGGCCAGGATAACCTCGTTAAGCTCACCGAAGATAATGATGTGAGGGAATTTGCGCTCCGCGCATTGGCCGATCGCCTGAAAAATGTTTCCAATGTCCCTGTTGAGCCGTTTCTGAAAGGTTTGCAAGACGGATCTCCACGCGTCCAGCTAGTATCGACGGTAGGATTAGGCCGGTTGGGCCGCCCTGAAACGGCAGACGCATTGCTCAAAGTAAAGGTGCCTGCATCATTCGTATCGCCTGCCAAAGGAACAGAAGGACCGCACGCAACGCCAAACTCACCCATTATTGCCCCGCACATTGCCGTAAGAGCACTTGTTGCGCTCAATGCTGTGGATGCATGCGTGAAAGCCATCGGAACAGAAAATGCCACGCTCGCGCTATGGGCACTGCGATACATGCATGATCCCAAAGCAGTATCAGGGCTGATTTCTGCTTACGGACAAGCGAAAGACGATGCATCTAAAAACCAGATAATGTCCACATTAGCAAGGCTTTACAAGAAAGAGGCACCTTATGACGGCTCCTGGTGGTGGAGCACCCGCCCAGACACGCACGGCCCTTACTATAAGGCCGTTACATGGGAATCGTCGGATTCGATCAAAGGATTTTTGATGGAGGAATGGAAAAAAACGGATGAAAACGGAAAGCAGCGCTTTGCCGACCTGAATGGTAAACTGCGCATGGGAATCACCGAATTCGGCGGTGAAGAAGTGGTTGCTGCCAAAGAAGAAGTGAAAATCGATTTAAATAAAATCCGAAATAAAAAAGGGCAGGTGGGCGAATCTTCCATTGAAGACGTCATGCTGGCGATTGCCAAAATCGAAGGTAATCCTGCGTTGGGAAAACAGCTTTTCACCAAGCAGGGATGCATTGCATGCCACAGCCTCAGCAAAGGCGAAGTCATGAAAGGACCATTTATGGGCCAGATCGGCTCCATTATGAACCGCGAACAGATCGCCGAATCCATTTTGAAACCCAATGCATCTATTTCTCAGGGATTTGCCTCGGTGTTGATCAATGCAAAAGGGGACAAGACTTACATGGGATTCGTTTCCGAAGAATCTGCGGAGAAGGTCGTGATCCGTGACATTACCGGACAGGTAACTGTTATAAAGGCATCCGATATCATTTCGCGGAAAGAAATGGAGACGTCAATGATGCCTCCGGGGCTTGCTAATGAGCTTTCTTACGAGGAATTTGCTTCGCTGATCACATTTTTATCTCAGCAACGGAAATAG
- a CDS encoding LytR/AlgR family response regulator transcription factor produces the protein MINALIIDDEIKARHILANYLETMIPEEMTIRQARSVDQALEVMKTFKPGLIFLDVEMPGKFGFELLAGRKNPDFDIIFITAFNKYAIQAIRFSALDYLLKPICVEELRSAIERHIEKVKEKNARPSQVLLDNLMDNIKKKEIKDFRLAVPSSEGVFFFMLDEILRLEADKNYTSIHLVGKRPFVSSKTLKHFDEMLADFNFIRTHKSHLVNSRYIKQVSHNSQYVLLSDGSQVEVSRRKKEEVQQQLNLR, from the coding sequence ATGATAAACGCGCTGATTATCGATGATGAAATTAAAGCCCGTCACATTCTTGCCAATTATCTGGAAACAATGATCCCGGAGGAAATGACCATCAGGCAGGCACGATCGGTGGATCAAGCATTGGAAGTGATGAAAACATTCAAGCCCGGACTCATATTCCTGGATGTGGAGATGCCGGGAAAGTTTGGTTTTGAATTGCTGGCCGGCCGAAAGAATCCTGACTTCGATATCATTTTTATAACCGCATTCAATAAATACGCCATTCAGGCAATCCGGTTCAGTGCGCTGGATTACTTACTAAAACCCATTTGTGTGGAAGAATTGAGATCTGCCATTGAACGGCATATCGAAAAAGTGAAGGAGAAGAATGCCCGCCCGAGTCAGGTGCTTCTGGACAACCTGATGGACAACATTAAGAAGAAGGAAATTAAAGATTTTCGTCTGGCCGTCCCTTCCAGCGAAGGCGTTTTCTTCTTTATGCTGGACGAAATCCTGAGGCTCGAAGCAGACAAAAATTACACATCCATACATTTGGTTGGTAAAAGACCGTTCGTTTCCAGCAAAACGTTAAAGCACTTTGACGAAATGCTGGCCGACTTTAATTTCATCCGCACGCACAAATCACACCTCGTTAACTCCCGGTACATTAAGCAAGTGTCGCACAACAGTCAGTATGTGCTCCTTTCCGACGGATCGCAGGTGGAAGTATCCAGAAGAAAAAAGGAAGAAGTCCAACAGCAGCTGAACCTGCGCTAA
- a CDS encoding LysR substrate-binding domain-containing protein produces MVFDFRLQVFNTVARRLNFTKAAAELYITQPAVTKHIHELENQLNTKLFERNGSRVKLTQAGEILLHHSEQIFEIYRNIEFEINNLAQRQGGKLRLGASTTAAQYILPPILAAFHRKFHKIQVTLTIKNTEEIEQALQNKEIDLGVIEGFSKNAAIKYIEFLKDEIVLVAASKNPTAMTGTVSPEKLKTIPLLMREPGSGTLEVIAHALKTIGVSIAELNIEMQLGSSESMKLYMLHSDSMALLSVHAVLKELQSKECRIVDVEGLNIERYFYFTILHGQHEALPDLFMKFARFVAK; encoded by the coding sequence ATGGTCTTCGATTTTCGGTTACAGGTTTTTAACACGGTCGCCCGCCGGCTCAACTTTACAAAAGCGGCTGCGGAGCTTTATATCACACAACCAGCCGTAACAAAGCACATTCACGAGCTTGAAAATCAGCTGAATACCAAGCTTTTTGAGCGTAACGGCTCACGTGTGAAGCTTACCCAGGCCGGTGAAATTCTCCTGCACCATAGCGAACAGATCTTTGAGATTTACCGGAACATTGAGTTTGAGATCAACAACCTGGCACAGCGCCAGGGCGGAAAGCTGCGGCTCGGCGCCAGCACCACGGCCGCGCAATACATTCTTCCTCCTATCCTGGCGGCTTTTCACAGGAAGTTTCACAAAATTCAGGTAACGCTCACCATTAAAAATACCGAAGAGATTGAGCAAGCCCTGCAAAACAAAGAGATTGACCTGGGCGTGATTGAAGGTTTTTCCAAAAACGCTGCTATAAAGTATATCGAGTTTTTAAAGGACGAAATTGTTCTCGTGGCCGCCAGTAAAAATCCGACGGCCATGACCGGCACCGTTTCACCCGAAAAGCTAAAAACCATCCCGTTGCTCATGCGTGAACCCGGTTCGGGGACATTGGAAGTGATCGCCCATGCGTTAAAGACGATTGGCGTCAGCATTGCCGAGCTGAACATTGAAATGCAGCTGGGCAGCAGCGAAAGCATGAAACTATATATGCTGCATTCGGATTCCATGGCGTTACTATCTGTTCATGCCGTGCTGAAAGAGCTGCAAAGCAAGGAATGCCGCATTGTGGATGTGGAAGGGCTGAACATTGAGCGCTATTTCTATTTTACGATCCTGCACGGACAGCACGAGGCATTACCCGACCTTTTTATGAAATTCGCCCGCTTTGTTGCGAAGTAG